The Nitrospira tepida genome includes a window with the following:
- a CDS encoding FmdB family zinc ribbon protein, with translation MPIYEYITEECRLAPPCAGRRAFLQGINDAPKQACPECGAPLKRVLSSFATGGERRDQRAEGGGTQRSSQPGPTSPAGSATSKGEAAPPPTMKNIFGGGLGISGCGH, from the coding sequence ATGCCGATCTATGAATACATAACGGAAGAATGCCGGCTGGCCCCCCCTTGCGCCGGGCGCCGGGCGTTTTTGCAGGGGATCAACGACGCCCCCAAACAGGCCTGCCCCGAATGCGGCGCGCCGCTGAAGCGGGTGCTTTCTTCATTCGCGACGGGTGGCGAGCGTCGTGACCAACGGGCGGAGGGCGGCGGGACCCAGCGGTCAAGCCAGCCGGGACCCACAAGCCCGGCAGGCTCGGCTACCTCGAAGGGAGAGGCGGCTCCTCCCCCGACCATGAAGAATATCTTCGGCGGCGGACTCGGCATCTCCGGATGCGGACATTGA